TACCCTAGGGGGGTATAAGGTGAGGGGTGGAACGGAAATCTACAGCACTTAAAAGGAGACAACATCATGGCAACCAAGAACTACACCGTTGAAGGCATGACCTGCGGCCACTGCGAAATGTCAGTGAAGGAAGAAATCGGCGAGATCACGGGCGTGACTAGCGTTTCGGCCGACCACACCACCGGCCAGGTCAGCGTTGAGGGTACAGATTTTAATGATGAGCAGGTCTCCGCAGCCGTTGCGGAGGCAGGTTACAAGCTGGTGTAGCAAATATGTCCACCACACACATTGACCTTGGCGTTACGGGCATGACCTGTACGTCGTGTTCTTCGCGCGTGGAGCGCAAGCTCAACAAGGTCGAGGGCGTGACCGCCACGGTCAACTACGCCACTGAGTCGGCCTCGGTTGAATATGATTCCACGTTGACCGGACCGGTTGATCTAATCAAGGTCATTCAGGGCGCAGGCTACGACGCCTACGATGCCAACCCGCCGGCTGCCGATACAGATCCTAACGCGCCTGCCGGTTCCTCTGCGCAGACCCCTGCAGACATCGCCCGGGAAGAAGAAGCCGCGAATCTTAAACGCTTGACCATTATGTCAAGCGTATTGTCACTGCCGATTATGGCGATGTCCATGATTCCTGCGCTGCAGTTTGATTACTGGCAGTGGGTCAGTGCCATTTTGGCGACCATCGTCTTTATTAACGGTGGCGCGCCTTTCCACAAGGCAACCTGGACCAATATCAACCACGGTTCATTCACCATGGACACGCTGATCACCATGGGCACCTCGGCGGCGTATTTCTGGTCGTTGTACGTCATGATTTTCGGCCACGCGGGCATGCCCGGCATGCGCATGCATATGGAGTTGGTCTCCAACAACGCTGAGATGGACCATATTTACCTCGAGTCCGTCGGCATGGTCATCACCTTCTTGTTGCTGGGCCGCTATTTTGAAGTCAAGGCTAAAGGTCAGTCTTCGGAGGCGTTGCGCACTTTGCTCAACATGGGCGCGAAAGACGCATCATTGCTCGTCAATGGCAAAGAGACCCGCATCCCCATTTCC
This region of Corynebacterium casei LMG S-19264 genomic DNA includes:
- a CDS encoding heavy-metal-associated domain-containing protein, translating into MATKNYTVEGMTCGHCEMSVKEEIGEITGVTSVSADHTTGQVSVEGTDFNDEQVSAAVAEAGYKLV